One segment of Psychromonas sp. psych-6C06 DNA contains the following:
- the yccS gene encoding YccS family putative transporter: MNNAISPMLRRLVSDSNIHVGVRVFIAMIITFFIPIANIAPTLFTQPSLNLSISLCLGVMASAIVENDDNHIGRRKFLFAILACFFVASSSVELLMPYPIFFALGLLISSFAFIMIATLGAHYSKVGFGAILIAIYTMVGHQPEAMWYEQPLLLTFGALWYGLFSMVWNFYNPHRSLREQLAQLFFTLSRYQQQKSALFNEVEGYNQQALYAIRQQLAIHNISIMARLQQSQNIIQSRMQIRQKQDELKSLNQLYIIAEQIHERISASQYLYSQLENSFGKSQILEGYHLLLLELSENCYQLGSAINDKKVYQHTRRLSWTIKALADQLALLKQKMQLVGDNHEAMLALQAIYDNIKGIDTLLKTVNSNNELAVISLNQEQELTKLPFWKRILNALSPHNNTFKHAVRISVSLALAFVVQQSFQLEHGFWLLLTVLFVCQPSFSETRKRLIQRILGTLLGLVIGYPILLLVDNIALQVFFMIASAFFFFNYLRTNYALAVIFITLFVMFVFNLLTGTGIEILPARIIETLFGGILSVLAITFIFPDWQFQRFPLLVRELLTLSNRYFNLVSNQYQYGRSENLHYRITRFQTFLADATLASAWQSMLFEPTSKQQLNREVYALVNRCDALVSYIAALASHRHKIEGFEHNIALQGLMNATARQISLAYDPQGIDQAQLMITIEEFENYKPTLSGEALLIVEQLRLIAFTALDIQVLLQKVNFPNTDR; encoded by the coding sequence ATGAATAATGCAATTTCTCCAATGTTAAGACGTCTCGTGTCAGATTCCAATATTCATGTTGGCGTTCGCGTATTTATAGCAATGATTATTACTTTCTTTATCCCTATTGCTAATATCGCACCTACATTGTTTACCCAGCCTTCACTGAACCTTTCAATCTCTCTCTGTTTGGGGGTTATGGCCTCAGCTATTGTTGAAAACGACGATAATCATATCGGTAGACGCAAATTTTTATTTGCTATTTTAGCCTGTTTTTTTGTTGCCTCATCAAGTGTTGAGCTTCTTATGCCCTACCCGATATTCTTTGCGCTAGGTTTATTAATATCAAGTTTTGCTTTTATCATGATTGCCACACTTGGCGCTCATTACAGCAAAGTGGGTTTTGGGGCAATTTTAATCGCAATCTATACCATGGTTGGGCATCAACCCGAAGCCATGTGGTATGAACAACCACTACTTTTGACATTTGGAGCTCTTTGGTATGGCTTGTTCTCCATGGTATGGAATTTTTATAACCCTCACCGATCTCTTCGCGAACAACTTGCACAACTCTTCTTTACATTAAGTCGTTACCAGCAACAAAAGTCAGCATTGTTCAATGAAGTAGAGGGGTATAATCAACAGGCTTTGTATGCTATCCGCCAGCAACTTGCTATCCATAATATTTCTATCATGGCACGCTTACAGCAGTCACAAAACATTATTCAATCGCGCATGCAAATTCGTCAAAAGCAAGATGAATTAAAATCTTTAAACCAACTTTATATCATTGCAGAACAAATTCATGAACGAATTAGTGCTAGCCAGTATCTTTATAGTCAATTGGAGAACAGCTTTGGTAAAAGCCAAATCTTAGAAGGCTATCATTTGCTGTTATTGGAGCTTAGTGAAAATTGCTACCAGCTAGGTAGTGCAATTAATGATAAAAAAGTTTATCAGCATACGCGTCGCTTAAGTTGGACAATTAAAGCACTTGCCGACCAACTCGCTTTGCTGAAGCAGAAAATGCAACTAGTAGGTGATAATCATGAAGCGATGCTGGCACTGCAAGCTATTTATGACAATATCAAAGGGATTGATACCCTATTAAAAACGGTAAATTCCAACAACGAGTTGGCTGTAATATCCCTTAACCAAGAGCAAGAGTTAACCAAGTTACCGTTTTGGAAGCGTATTCTTAATGCACTATCTCCACACAACAACACTTTCAAGCATGCGGTTCGTATCAGTGTTAGTTTAGCCCTGGCCTTTGTCGTACAACAAAGTTTTCAACTCGAGCATGGGTTTTGGTTATTATTGACGGTGTTATTCGTTTGTCAGCCAAGTTTTAGTGAAACACGTAAACGGCTAATACAAAGGATATTAGGTACGCTACTAGGACTAGTTATTGGTTACCCTATCTTACTGTTAGTCGATAATATTGCCTTACAAGTCTTTTTTATGATTGCCAGCGCTTTCTTTTTCTTCAACTATCTACGTACAAATTATGCATTGGCGGTTATTTTTATTACGCTGTTTGTCATGTTTGTATTTAATCTACTCACTGGTACAGGCATAGAGATTTTACCCGCTCGAATCATAGAAACGTTATTTGGGGGGATCCTCAGCGTACTAGCAATCACTTTTATTTTCCCTGATTGGCAGTTTCAACGTTTCCCTCTGTTAGTAAGGGAACTATTAACACTGAGTAACCGCTATTTTAATTTAGTTAGTAACCAGTATCAGTATGGTAGAAGTGAGAATTTACATTACCGAATAACTCGATTTCAAACATTTCTCGCTGATGCAACATTGGCAAGTGCTTGGCAGAGCATGCTATTTGAACCCACTTCCAAACAACAACTTAATCGTGAAGTCTATGCACTCGTAAATCGTTGTGATGCACTCGTTTCTTATATCGCGGCACTCGCATCACATCGTCACAAAATAGAAGGGTTTGAGCATAACATCGCCCTACAGGGCTTAATGAATGCTACCGCAAGACAGATATCATTAGCCTACGATCCACAAGGCATTGATCAGGCACAACTGATGATCACCATCGAAGAGTTTGAAAATTATAAACCGACATTATCAGGTGAAGCACTCTTAATTGTTGAGCAATTACGTTTAATTGCTTTTACTGCCCTAGATATACAAGTGCTTTTACAAAAGGTAAACTTCCCCAATACGGATCGATAA
- the folD gene encoding bifunctional methylenetetrahydrofolate dehydrogenase/methenyltetrahydrofolate cyclohydrolase FolD: MSAQIIDGKAIAAAITDKVALGVAQRVSKGLRAPGLAVVLVGGDPASQIYVGSKRKMCEKVGFVSKAFDLPVTTTQDALLSLIDELNEDTTIDGILVQFPLPDGLDETTVIERISPHKDVDGFHPYNVGRLAQRIPLLRSCTPRGMISMIESIGVDIRGKHAVVVGASNIVGRPMTLELLLAGCTTTCCHRFTEDLQSHVARADILVVARGKANFIPGEWVKEGAIVLDVGINRLDNGKIAGDVEFDVAKERAAWISPVPGGVGPMTVATLIENTLFACNEFHS; the protein is encoded by the coding sequence ATGTCTGCACAAATTATTGATGGAAAAGCGATTGCTGCTGCAATTACCGATAAAGTAGCGCTAGGTGTTGCGCAACGTGTTTCGAAGGGCTTACGTGCACCAGGGCTTGCTGTCGTGCTAGTTGGTGGGGATCCTGCTTCGCAAATATATGTGGGTAGTAAACGTAAAATGTGTGAGAAAGTTGGTTTTGTCTCAAAAGCATTTGATTTACCAGTAACAACAACGCAGGATGCACTTTTATCTTTAATTGATGAATTAAATGAAGATACTACTATCGATGGTATTTTAGTGCAGTTCCCATTGCCTGATGGATTAGATGAAACGACGGTCATTGAGCGCATTAGCCCACATAAAGATGTTGATGGTTTCCATCCCTACAACGTTGGACGTCTTGCACAGCGTATTCCATTACTTCGTTCCTGTACGCCAAGGGGGATGATCAGTATGATTGAATCTATCGGCGTTGATATTAGAGGAAAGCATGCCGTTGTCGTTGGCGCATCTAATATTGTTGGACGTCCTATGACTTTAGAGTTACTTCTTGCTGGCTGTACGACGACTTGTTGCCATCGTTTCACTGAAGATCTACAAAGCCATGTTGCGCGTGCCGATATTCTGGTTGTCGCTCGCGGTAAAGCGAACTTTATTCCTGGTGAATGGGTAAAAGAGGGAGCGATTGTTTTAGATGTGGGCATTAACCGCTTAGATAATGGAAAAATAGCAGGTGATGTTGAATTTGATGTAGCTAAAGAACGAGCAGCTTGGATCTCACCCGTACCTGGTGGCGTAGGTCCAATGACTGTTGCAACCTTGATTGAAAATACTTTGTTTGCATGTAATGAGTTTCATAGTTAA
- a CDS encoding diguanylate cyclase: MAQSNLTDSPNSDYESASSEAVVDISKYQSAEDKVSSQSSAFEQVMSQMNIADRHDFDIQYDKYWQEASENGELLSVLICEIDFFKDYNDNYGHQGSAFMLLVIGLALKNTCEKFGCYLARYRGDEFAILIKGGDVEASKEIAEALRIAVEESRTEHKYSEVSDVVTLSIGLSSLYPSSMKVLMQKSANALYTAKKSGRNQVSCSVDLKNEDAGMGSDPLELETINEPEPSDFDRLMSEMQIYDRRDFNSYFVNAWQESSRDQELLSMVICELDFFEEYASHYGQQTSEDVLLIAACTLKSKCEEFGCFIARLEGAKFVALVKGGNATKGLKVAESLRACIQELAMEHALSPVKNSLTMSLGLSNIFPSDENSMKTLMTKVDNALSDAKSSGFDQISVS; the protein is encoded by the coding sequence ATGGCACAATCTAATTTAACTGACAGTCCAAATAGTGATTACGAATCTGCTTCTAGTGAAGCAGTGGTTGATATTAGTAAATATCAAAGCGCAGAAGATAAAGTAAGCTCTCAAAGCTCTGCCTTTGAGCAGGTTATGTCGCAAATGAACATTGCCGATCGTCATGACTTTGATATTCAATATGATAAGTACTGGCAAGAAGCCAGTGAGAATGGTGAATTATTATCAGTTCTTATCTGTGAAATCGACTTCTTTAAAGACTACAACGATAACTATGGCCACCAAGGCTCGGCATTTATGTTGCTAGTGATTGGGCTTGCTCTTAAAAATACCTGTGAAAAATTTGGTTGCTATTTAGCTCGATACCGTGGTGATGAATTTGCAATATTAATCAAAGGTGGAGATGTTGAAGCTTCCAAAGAAATAGCCGAAGCACTTCGAATTGCTGTTGAAGAATCTCGTACTGAGCATAAATACTCTGAAGTCAGCGATGTCGTTACGCTAAGTATTGGTCTTTCTAGCTTGTATCCTTCATCGATGAAAGTATTGATGCAAAAATCAGCTAATGCCTTATATACAGCTAAGAAATCAGGTCGTAATCAAGTTAGTTGCAGTGTTGATTTAAAAAATGAAGATGCAGGAATGGGAAGTGATCCATTAGAGCTTGAAACCATCAATGAGCCAGAGCCAAGCGACTTTGATCGTTTGATGTCTGAAATGCAAATTTATGATCGCCGTGATTTTAATAGTTATTTTGTCAATGCTTGGCAAGAATCATCACGTGATCAAGAGTTATTATCCATGGTTATCTGTGAGTTGGATTTCTTTGAGGAATATGCGAGTCATTATGGCCAACAAACCAGTGAAGATGTATTGTTGATTGCTGCTTGTACCCTAAAAAGTAAGTGTGAAGAGTTTGGGTGTTTTATTGCACGTTTAGAAGGTGCTAAATTTGTTGCACTAGTTAAAGGTGGCAATGCAACTAAAGGCTTGAAAGTAGCTGAATCATTACGAGCTTGTATTCAAGAGCTCGCAATGGAGCACGCATTATCACCAGTAAAAAATAGTTTGACTATGAGCTTAGGCCTATCGAATATCTTCCCGAGTGATGAAAACTCAATGAAGACATTGATGACAAAAGTTGATAACGCATTAAGTGATGCCAAATCATCGGGCTTTGACCAAATTAGTGTGAGTTAA
- a CDS encoding diguanylate cyclase yields MSTSIELKDIHWLIDMVQNIDVGLVVIDLEMNVQVWNGFMENHSGLLTAHVVDRKLNELFSDIPKEWLQQKLDTISILKNKAFTTWEQRPYLFKFKSYRPITGNAEYMYQNVTFLPLTDITQKVTQVCMIIYDVTDVAVNKKMAIEANRKLEHLSHTDTLTQLHNQGYWRECCHIEYKRHTRTQQPCSLVILDIDHFKKVNDSYGHPFGDKVIKGVADCIRKNMRETDIAGRYGGEEFTLMLVDTDLTAAKLVAERIRKGIESLTFDFQGKVVKITVSLGLANITGNISSYESWIKVADLGLYIAKDTGRNKIGISPH; encoded by the coding sequence ATGAGTACAAGTATAGAGCTTAAAGATATCCATTGGCTGATCGATATGGTTCAAAACATCGATGTAGGTTTAGTGGTGATCGATTTAGAAATGAATGTTCAGGTATGGAATGGTTTTATGGAAAATCATTCTGGTTTATTGACAGCGCATGTTGTTGATCGCAAATTAAATGAACTTTTTAGCGATATCCCAAAGGAATGGCTACAACAAAAACTTGATACAATTAGTATTTTAAAAAACAAAGCTTTTACCACGTGGGAACAACGCCCCTATCTGTTTAAATTCAAAAGTTATCGCCCTATCACCGGCAACGCAGAGTATATGTATCAAAATGTGACCTTTTTACCACTCACTGATATCACCCAAAAAGTAACGCAAGTATGTATGATTATTTATGATGTTACGGACGTGGCCGTTAATAAAAAAATGGCTATTGAAGCAAATAGAAAATTGGAACATTTAAGTCATACAGACACCTTAACTCAACTTCATAATCAAGGTTATTGGCGCGAGTGTTGCCATATTGAGTATAAACGACATACACGCACTCAACAGCCCTGCTCATTGGTTATATTAGACATAGATCATTTCAAAAAAGTAAATGATTCTTACGGGCACCCTTTTGGCGATAAAGTGATTAAGGGCGTTGCAGATTGTATACGTAAGAATATGCGTGAAACAGATATTGCAGGGCGCTATGGCGGCGAAGAATTTACCCTTATGCTCGTTGATACTGATCTCACAGCGGCTAAACTCGTTGCTGAAAGAATTAGAAAAGGAATTGAATCTTTAACTTTTGACTTTCAGGGCAAAGTCGTAAAAATTACCGTAAGCCTTGGGCTAGCAAATATTACCGGGAATATCTCTAGTTATGAAAGTTGGATAAAAGTTGCAGATCTTGGTCTATATATAGCCAAAGATACAGGCAGAAACAAAATTGGGATCAGCCCACATTAG
- a CDS encoding response regulator — protein sequence MSLPVLICDDSALARKSIARSLPKDWDITISFAENGEQGIEAIQQGKGDIVFLDLNMPVMDGYQVLEAICKQDLPAIVIVISGDIQPEAHKKVRELGAIDFIQKPINQEVLISLLASFGIYKAGSHNSLEVEEADTKIGLRDAMQEVSNIAMGRAGDLLARLLDVFVLLPIPNVNTLETSELHMALTSIADNDNISAVSQGFISSGISGEALIIFHDSSFKDMAKLLKYNEKVDDHIEIEVMNDTSNILIGAFLNGLADQLDIHFSQGQPCVLGQHCRVEELIKDRQEHWQKTLAIEVNYAIENYNIKCDLLLLFTEDSIDTLTNKIGYLLN from the coding sequence ATGTCATTACCCGTTTTAATTTGTGACGACTCCGCATTAGCAAGAAAATCGATAGCCCGATCTCTTCCAAAGGACTGGGATATCACGATTAGTTTTGCTGAAAATGGAGAGCAAGGCATTGAAGCGATTCAACAGGGCAAAGGCGACATTGTCTTTTTAGATCTCAACATGCCTGTTATGGATGGTTATCAAGTCCTAGAAGCTATTTGTAAACAAGATCTTCCCGCAATCGTCATTGTGATATCAGGTGATATTCAACCCGAAGCACACAAAAAAGTACGTGAACTCGGCGCCATCGATTTTATTCAAAAACCAATCAATCAAGAAGTGTTGATTAGCTTACTCGCTTCATTTGGTATCTATAAAGCAGGGAGCCATAATTCACTTGAAGTTGAAGAAGCAGATACCAAAATTGGTTTGCGTGATGCAATGCAAGAAGTTTCAAATATAGCGATGGGCCGTGCAGGGGATTTGCTTGCTCGATTGTTAGATGTTTTCGTTTTATTGCCTATTCCCAATGTAAATACACTGGAAACTAGTGAGCTTCATATGGCGTTAACTTCAATAGCCGATAACGATAATATTTCAGCAGTTTCACAAGGCTTTATCAGTTCAGGAATAAGTGGAGAGGCGTTGATCATTTTCCATGATTCTAGTTTTAAAGATATGGCAAAATTACTCAAGTATAACGAAAAAGTAGATGATCATATCGAAATAGAGGTGATGAATGATACCTCTAACATTTTAATTGGGGCATTTTTGAATGGCCTTGCCGATCAACTTGATATTCATTTTAGTCAAGGCCAACCCTGCGTTTTAGGGCAACATTGTCGTGTGGAAGAACTGATAAAAGATCGACAGGAGCATTGGCAAAAAACACTAGCAATTGAAGTTAATTACGCAATTGAAAACTATAATATCAAATGTGATCTTTTATTACTTTTCACAGAAGACTCCATTGATACCCTTACTAACAAAATAGGATATTTATTAAACTGA
- a CDS encoding tRNA-dihydrouridine synthase has protein sequence MKITLAPMEGVMDHHMRQLLTSLGGIDLCVTEFVRVIELRLPAKVFRRVSPELFNGSKTASGTPVRVQLLGQNPTCLAENASKALHVGSDGIDLNFGCPAKAVNKSKGGAVLLKSPETLYSIVKAVREIMPTNQTLSAKIRLGYDDKSLAIENAQAITEAGADELAVHARTKEEGYRPPAHWHWIAKIREAINIPVTANGDIFTLDDAKRCMEISGCDRLMIGRGSLAMPNLAQVIKEKEAPYSWPQTLDLMIEYLFIQTHGDKEKYLPNRIKQWLTFMRQQQPQALAFLHQVRKVKTTSDMLEAIRHERATA, from the coding sequence ATGAAAATTACACTTGCTCCGATGGAAGGCGTTATGGATCACCACATGCGCCAGTTGCTAACCTCACTGGGTGGGATCGATCTTTGCGTGACAGAGTTTGTTCGTGTTATCGAACTTCGTTTACCCGCCAAAGTATTTAGGCGCGTAAGTCCAGAGCTATTCAACGGTAGTAAAACCGCTTCCGGAACACCGGTACGAGTCCAATTGTTAGGGCAGAATCCAACTTGTTTAGCTGAGAATGCGAGTAAAGCACTGCATGTAGGCTCTGATGGTATTGATCTCAATTTCGGTTGTCCTGCAAAGGCGGTGAATAAGAGCAAAGGGGGAGCAGTATTACTAAAGTCGCCAGAAACTCTTTATAGTATCGTAAAAGCTGTACGAGAAATCATGCCTACCAATCAGACCCTTAGTGCAAAAATTCGACTTGGTTATGATGATAAAAGTTTAGCGATTGAAAATGCCCAAGCGATTACTGAGGCAGGAGCCGATGAATTAGCCGTTCATGCACGCACAAAAGAGGAAGGTTATCGGCCACCAGCACACTGGCATTGGATAGCTAAAATTCGAGAAGCAATCAACATACCCGTTACGGCCAACGGTGATATTTTTACACTTGATGATGCTAAACGTTGCATGGAGATAAGTGGCTGTGACCGTTTAATGATAGGACGTGGCTCATTGGCGATGCCGAATTTAGCGCAAGTGATTAAAGAGAAAGAAGCCCCCTATAGTTGGCCTCAAACTTTAGATTTGATGATCGAGTATCTTTTTATTCAAACCCATGGCGATAAAGAAAAATACCTTCCCAACCGCATCAAGCAGTGGCTTACTTTTATGCGACAGCAGCAACCTCAGGCACTGGCATTTTTACACCAAGTACGTAAAGTAAAAACCACTTCCGATATGCTTGAGGCAATCCGTCACGAGCGAGCAACCGCCTAA
- the apt gene encoding adenine phosphoribosyltransferase produces MNSDVQQLIKNSIKTIPDYPLPGIMFRDVTSLIENGEAFSATIEQFVARYKDKKIDKVVGTEARGFIFGAPLAAAIGAGFVPVRKPGKLPRDTIQEGYTLEYGTDTLQIHSDAIVEGETVLLMDDLLATGGTAEASVKLIQRLGGVVIESAFVIELPALGGAAKLEKLGVEQFSLITFEGE; encoded by the coding sequence ATGAATTCAGATGTACAGCAGTTAATCAAAAACAGTATTAAAACGATTCCTGATTATCCGTTACCTGGCATTATGTTTCGCGATGTGACTAGCCTTATTGAAAATGGCGAAGCATTCTCTGCAACTATCGAGCAATTTGTTGCTCGTTATAAAGATAAAAAGATTGATAAAGTAGTGGGCACCGAGGCGCGTGGCTTTATCTTTGGCGCACCACTGGCTGCTGCCATAGGGGCTGGATTTGTCCCTGTCCGTAAACCGGGAAAATTACCACGTGATACGATTCAAGAAGGGTATACCTTGGAATATGGTACTGATACGCTTCAGATTCATTCAGATGCTATTGTGGAAGGTGAAACTGTTTTGTTAATGGATGATCTGCTTGCAACGGGTGGTACTGCAGAGGCCTCTGTAAAACTAATTCAACGTTTAGGCGGCGTAGTCATTGAGTCTGCTTTTGTTATTGAGCTGCCTGCGTTAGGCGGTGCAGCTAAACTTGAAAAGTTAGGTGTTGAACAGTTCTCTTTAATCACGTTTGAAGGCGAGTAG
- the dnaX gene encoding DNA polymerase III subunit gamma/tau, giving the protein MSYQVLARKWRPHNFAQVVGQPHVLTALSNGLANNKVHHAYLFSGTRGVGKTTIARILAKSLNCATGVTATPCGKCEHCVAIDQGRFVDLLEIDAASRTKVDDTRELLDNVQYKPAVGRYKVYLIDEVHMLSKHSFNALLKTLEEPPEYVKFLLATTDPQKLPITVLSRCLQFHLKAILPEQIEAQLAFILQQENATFEHTALNVIAKAADGSMRDALSLTDQALAFGAGNIEYQSVLKMLGTLDNSHLHYLLHFVASGNITKVFQKIEEFVALGADFAKLHQELAGLCHQIALQQLQPLATNGNKTAIQLLSERLSPEEVQLYYQIALEGFKDYPFAPNGKVALEMTVMRLLAFKPANYIELDESTLLEGEAPKAFSSVNSPATGTVAQETNVQKQAVEPTHTQIGPSSTEIQTENMASNNVSAVNETVQDTQNDTTNNITENFEENSSLEFHGQIEDVVREEVAHLPPEAPLNIDTHEPLNEQLQEAEIIASQESSDTFITPPPVVDTAPITEVTRSRNMLRSHRLKRNEAKKSQATTDVQINEPVVAPATVENKVELQNTVVEVVETANQGNEPLAISDPVSDEHLAPIEQYQESEYQQAYNNEYTEEEYEPYIPPEALQTAPPVSEKPVILEPIVEALHNGDVTPEKQLGQHPFFTNQPFEATEIDRAKYVEDKLTDPWSLAIQQMNLFGLVKLLAKNSVMTKVNNQIVLTLKKAQQHLLKNSGLCEELQTQLKNYYGTQYSMYIEVGDVEGQLTAFESEMALYEQYLDNAKRAIVEDENIKALVANCGAKVYENSVIPL; this is encoded by the coding sequence GTGAGTTATCAAGTATTAGCCCGTAAGTGGCGCCCGCATAATTTTGCTCAAGTCGTGGGGCAGCCTCACGTATTAACGGCTTTAAGTAATGGTCTCGCGAACAATAAGGTACATCACGCTTATCTTTTTAGTGGTACACGCGGGGTGGGTAAAACCACCATTGCACGAATATTAGCGAAGAGTCTTAATTGTGCAACGGGGGTGACGGCAACTCCCTGTGGTAAATGTGAGCATTGCGTAGCGATTGATCAGGGACGTTTTGTAGATTTACTTGAGATTGATGCCGCATCTCGCACCAAAGTAGATGATACCCGAGAGTTACTTGACAATGTTCAATATAAGCCTGCTGTCGGACGCTATAAAGTTTATCTAATAGATGAAGTGCATATGTTATCTAAGCATAGTTTTAACGCTTTGCTTAAAACATTGGAAGAGCCTCCTGAATATGTGAAATTTTTATTAGCAACGACTGATCCACAAAAGTTACCGATTACCGTCTTATCACGATGTTTGCAATTTCATTTAAAAGCGATTCTACCAGAGCAAATTGAAGCCCAACTAGCATTTATTTTACAGCAAGAAAATGCAACCTTTGAGCATACCGCGCTTAATGTTATTGCAAAAGCGGCTGATGGCAGTATGCGTGATGCATTGAGTTTAACCGACCAAGCACTGGCTTTTGGCGCAGGAAATATTGAGTATCAATCGGTATTAAAAATGCTAGGTACTCTTGATAATAGTCATCTGCATTATCTCTTACATTTTGTGGCATCAGGCAATATCACTAAGGTCTTTCAAAAGATTGAAGAATTTGTTGCACTCGGTGCTGATTTTGCAAAGTTGCATCAAGAACTCGCAGGACTTTGCCATCAAATTGCATTACAACAACTGCAACCGCTAGCAACAAATGGAAACAAAACAGCGATACAATTACTTAGCGAGCGTTTAAGTCCGGAAGAGGTGCAACTATATTATCAAATTGCACTAGAAGGCTTTAAAGATTATCCCTTTGCGCCTAATGGCAAAGTAGCGCTAGAGATGACGGTAATGCGTTTGCTGGCATTTAAGCCTGCTAATTATATTGAACTTGATGAAAGTACACTGCTTGAAGGTGAAGCGCCAAAAGCATTTTCATCGGTAAACTCTCCGGCTACTGGCACTGTTGCTCAAGAAACTAATGTGCAAAAACAGGCTGTTGAACCGACTCATACACAAATTGGGCCCAGTTCAACAGAAATTCAAACAGAAAACATGGCGAGTAACAATGTTTCAGCTGTAAATGAAACGGTACAAGATACACAAAATGACACTACAAATAATATTACTGAAAACTTCGAAGAAAATAGTTCCCTCGAATTTCATGGACAAATCGAGGATGTTGTAAGGGAAGAAGTAGCGCATTTGCCACCAGAAGCGCCGCTAAACATTGATACTCATGAGCCACTAAATGAACAACTACAAGAAGCTGAGATAATAGCTTCTCAGGAAAGCAGTGATACATTTATTACGCCACCACCTGTAGTAGATACTGCGCCGATCACAGAGGTTACTCGCTCTCGAAATATGTTGCGTAGCCATCGATTAAAGCGAAATGAAGCAAAAAAGTCACAGGCGACAACTGATGTTCAAATAAATGAGCCTGTTGTCGCACCTGCTACTGTTGAAAATAAAGTTGAACTGCAAAACACCGTTGTTGAAGTAGTCGAAACAGCAAATCAGGGTAATGAACCCTTAGCCATTTCTGATCCAGTGAGCGACGAACATTTAGCCCCGATAGAGCAATATCAAGAGAGTGAATATCAACAGGCCTACAATAATGAGTATACTGAGGAGGAATATGAACCTTATATTCCGCCAGAAGCGTTACAGACGGCTCCTCCTGTCTCTGAAAAACCTGTGATTTTAGAGCCTATTGTTGAGGCTCTCCATAACGGAGATGTCACTCCTGAAAAACAGCTAGGACAACACCCATTTTTTACCAATCAACCCTTTGAAGCGACTGAAATTGACAGAGCAAAGTATGTTGAAGATAAACTAACGGACCCGTGGTCTTTAGCAATTCAACAGATGAACCTGTTTGGTTTAGTGAAGTTACTTGCTAAAAATAGCGTGATGACAAAGGTGAATAATCAGATTGTATTAACACTCAAAAAGGCGCAACAGCATCTGCTTAAAAATAGTGGTTTGTGCGAAGAGTTACAAACGCAGTTGAAAAATTACTATGGGACCCAATATAGTATGTATATTGAAGTGGGCGATGTAGAGGGGCAGTTAACTGCCTTTGAATCTGAGATGGCACTTTATGAACAATATCTAGACAATGCTAAACGCGCCATTGTAGAAGATGAAAATATTAAAGCTTTAGTGGCCAACTGCGGTGCAAAAGTCTATGAAAATAGTGTGATCCCGTTATAA
- a CDS encoding YbaB/EbfC family nucleoid-associated protein has protein sequence MFNGKGGMGDLMKKAQEMQANMQKAQADIANTEVIGESGAGLVKITLLGNHNVRKVEIDPELMEDDKELLEDLIAAAMNDAVRRVEEVNKSKMSGLTGGMDLPPGFKMPF, from the coding sequence ATGTTTAATGGTAAAGGTGGAATGGGCGATTTAATGAAAAAAGCCCAAGAGATGCAAGCAAACATGCAAAAAGCACAGGCTGATATCGCTAATACAGAAGTCATTGGTGAATCAGGTGCTGGCTTAGTAAAAATCACCTTGTTGGGTAATCACAATGTCCGTAAAGTAGAGATTGATCCTGAGTTGATGGAAGATGATAAAGAGTTACTTGAAGACTTAATTGCAGCCGCTATGAACGATGCAGTTCGCCGCGTAGAAGAAGTCAACAAATCTAAAATGAGTGGCTTGACAGGTGGCATGGATCTTCCTCCTGGTTTCAAAATGCCGTTCTAG